A stretch of the Bacillus sp. FJAT-18017 genome encodes the following:
- the recJ gene encoding single-stranded-DNA-specific exonuclease RecJ, giving the protein MLHSKTRWIVRDYDLGTAEKLAEELNISPLVSSMLLNRGIDNSDSARTFLFGGQDFHDPFLLEGMDRAVARIQEAIANQEPILIYGDYDADGVSSTTVLMITLRELGANVSFYIPDRFSEGYGPNEAAFRKAAESGIELIITVDTGIAAIHEAEIARELNVNLIITDHHEPGPVLPEALAIIHPKLPGSNYPFRELAGVGVAFKVAHALYGKLPEHLLEIAVIGTIADLVSLTGENRLIAKKGIEKLKSTKNIGIKAIFKVAGVELQTINEETIGFSLAPRINAVGRLEHASMAVDLLLSDNMEEAAELAHEMDSLNKERQAIVQSITLEAIEQVEKEFPPDSNKVLVVGKEGWHAGVIGIVASKLVERYYRPVIVLSYDREKGLAKGSARSIPGFDLFKNLSTTRELLPHFGGHPMAAGMTLKLEDVAELRRRLNQLAEMQMSDDDFIPVMQLDAEISISDCTLEILEELQLLAPYGMDNPKPRISIENAEISTIRKIGSDHNHLKLTLAGDEKSVDAIGFGLGKFFDHISPASRLSIAGELSINEWNNIRKPQIMLQDIAVRHWQLFDIRGVRSFGSLRAKLPDISKIFVLFDRQYLQAIVPGEKDEVIVADTIETAEAARLDGASIVLVDMPPSKAIFNALLAGKCPERMYAAFYKENSEFFSTIPGRDHFKWYYAFLLKNSPFDINKYGGLLAKRRGWTKETIDFMSEVFFELEFVTINNGLISVAKTSNKRDLAESQTYQDKQAHIALEQDLLFSSYGQLKSLFAQILAEPVENEEAVKEWI; this is encoded by the coding sequence ATGTTACATTCAAAAACACGTTGGATTGTCCGGGATTATGATTTGGGCACGGCTGAAAAACTCGCAGAAGAACTGAATATATCTCCCCTTGTTTCTTCAATGCTATTAAACCGGGGGATTGACAATTCTGACTCTGCCCGGACTTTTCTATTTGGCGGGCAGGATTTTCACGATCCGTTTTTGCTTGAGGGTATGGATAGGGCGGTTGCCCGGATCCAGGAGGCAATTGCCAATCAGGAACCGATACTAATATATGGAGATTATGATGCGGACGGTGTAAGCAGTACAACTGTTCTGATGATTACGCTAAGAGAACTTGGAGCAAATGTAAGCTTCTACATACCGGACAGGTTTTCCGAAGGGTATGGACCGAATGAAGCAGCATTCAGGAAAGCGGCCGAAAGTGGAATTGAGCTCATTATTACCGTTGATACTGGAATTGCAGCAATTCATGAGGCGGAAATAGCCAGAGAGTTAAATGTTAATCTGATAATCACAGATCACCATGAGCCTGGACCGGTTTTACCGGAGGCTCTTGCGATTATTCATCCAAAACTGCCTGGGAGCAACTATCCATTTAGGGAACTTGCCGGTGTGGGTGTTGCCTTCAAAGTGGCACATGCCCTTTACGGGAAACTTCCAGAGCATCTTTTGGAAATTGCCGTTATTGGCACGATTGCCGACCTTGTTTCGTTAACAGGGGAAAATCGGCTAATTGCCAAAAAAGGCATTGAAAAGCTTAAATCGACTAAAAATATTGGAATCAAGGCAATTTTCAAGGTTGCCGGTGTCGAACTCCAAACAATTAATGAAGAGACGATTGGATTTTCGCTTGCGCCACGGATTAATGCTGTGGGAAGGCTTGAACATGCGAGCATGGCGGTTGACTTGCTTTTGTCCGATAACATGGAGGAAGCTGCAGAGCTGGCCCATGAAATGGATTCGCTTAACAAGGAGCGACAGGCAATTGTCCAATCTATTACACTTGAAGCGATTGAACAGGTGGAAAAAGAATTCCCGCCTGACTCAAACAAAGTGCTGGTTGTTGGTAAGGAGGGCTGGCATGCCGGTGTCATCGGTATCGTTGCATCGAAACTGGTGGAGAGATACTACCGGCCGGTAATTGTCCTGAGTTACGACCGGGAAAAAGGACTTGCAAAAGGATCGGCCAGAAGTATTCCAGGCTTTGACCTTTTCAAAAATCTGTCAACCACTAGGGAACTTCTTCCACACTTCGGAGGCCATCCGATGGCAGCAGGAATGACATTGAAGCTTGAAGATGTAGCCGAGCTGCGAAGAAGGCTTAACCAGCTGGCAGAAATGCAAATGAGCGATGATGATTTCATTCCGGTAATGCAGCTTGATGCTGAAATATCTATTTCCGATTGTACCCTTGAAATTTTAGAGGAGCTTCAACTGCTCGCTCCTTATGGTATGGATAATCCGAAGCCAAGGATTTCGATCGAGAATGCGGAAATATCAACAATTCGTAAAATTGGCAGCGACCACAACCATCTAAAGCTCACACTTGCTGGTGACGAAAAATCAGTTGATGCAATTGGGTTTGGCCTGGGGAAGTTTTTTGATCATATTTCACCTGCATCAAGGCTTTCAATTGCCGGAGAGCTTTCGATAAATGAATGGAATAATATCAGGAAGCCGCAAATCATGCTTCAGGATATTGCAGTCAGGCATTGGCAGCTGTTTGACATACGCGGAGTCCGCTCTTTCGGTTCACTGCGGGCAAAGCTGCCTGATATCAGTAAAATTTTCGTTTTGTTCGATCGGCAGTACCTTCAGGCTATTGTGCCTGGTGAAAAGGATGAAGTTATTGTCGCTGATACAATTGAAACGGCAGAAGCGGCAAGGCTTGATGGTGCAAGCATTGTGTTGGTTGATATGCCGCCATCTAAGGCTATCTTTAATGCGCTGCTTGCCGGAAAATGCCCTGAGAGAATGTATGCCGCTTTTTATAAGGAAAACAGTGAATTTTTCAGTACGATCCCTGGCAGGGACCACTTCAAGTGGTATTACGCGTTCCTTTTGAAAAACTCGCCATTTGATATTAATAAATATGGCGGCCTGCTGGCAAAGAGGCGGGGATGGACGAAGGAGACAATCGATTTCATGTCCGAGGTGTTTTTTGAGCTTGAGTTTGTTACAATAAACAATGGATTAATTTCCGTTGCCAAGACTTCAAATAAACGAGACCTGGCTGAGTCGCAAACTTACCAGGATAAGCAAGCACATATCGCTCTTGAGCAGGATTTATTATTTTCTTCCTATGGGCAGCTGAAAAGCCTTTTCGCCCAAATCCTGGCAGAGCCTGTTGAAAATGAGGAGGCAGTAAAAGAATGGATTTAA